From the genome of Brassica oleracea var. oleracea cultivar TO1000 chromosome C4, BOL, whole genome shotgun sequence:
AACTAATTATTATGGAGGATTTTGTTGGAAATTCGCCGGGAAATCTATTTTCGATGAATTTCCGATAGAAAAAACTGTCGGTTCTATCTCGTCGGAAAATAATTTCGTCAGAATTTTCTCGGGGCTATCTGACAAATTTCCGACGGATAAATTTCTAACAAAAAATTTCCTTTAGAAATTTTCGACAAATATCAGAAATAGCAATAGGTTACAGAGTATGGACACCGATGGTTCTAATATCAGAAATTGTCCAAACATTCGTTACTTTTACGCCTCTGCAACCCAAGCCTTTTGAGTTTTTTTTTTCTTGTTTAGTATACGATTTCTCTACCATTTTTCTTTTTCTTTTGGAAGCTAGCTTGTTCTCCGGCTTCCATCAAGAGTTGTGTAACTTGAGATTGTCTCAGCTCAACATTCTACCTGAGACTAAACCCTAATTTGGGGTTCATCATAGATAGTCTCTTTGACTATATTTTTCCACAAGACTTGTGCTTGATCAAAGAGTATTTCACAGACTTCATTAAAAAATACTAAAGTGTTTTAATAGGAGGCTGTAGTAGGATTTTCTCTTTGAAGTATACTGGTAGTTATAAGTTCTCAGGGATACTTCGTAGTTGGCCGGAGGTATATACAGATTGATAGTAGTAGATTTTAAGGACCATAGTATTTTATCTGTTCTTCTATAGTTTTTTTTTTTCAAATAATCCTTTGTAAATGTTTATTCATTCTTTGATTAATCAATATAAAGTTTAATTAAAAAAAGATACTAAAAGTGTTTGATAGATTCTCTGTTTGTAAGGCTTTTATAGCACAACAACGTGTTATGGGGTAAAGTCTTGTTGGGTATATAGTTATCAACAGGCCCATTATTATTATTATAGTGTCCACCATATCTGTTACCTTTCCATCGGTGGAGGCTGTACCTGTCCAGCAGGAAAGAGAGATGGAACCGCCAGCCACCGCAGAAAAACGCTCCTCCAGACGCCTTCTCTTTGACCGCCGTTACGGCTGGGTGTAAAATTTCTACACTTTTTTTTCATCACTTCTTTTATCAATTTCCCAACTGATTCTTCTAGGTTGGCTTCTAGGGTCGACGAGTGGAAGGACCCATCTGAGGAAGCTCTTGCCGGCGGAAGAGGAATGTGAGTCTAATCCTTTTCTTCTTCTTCGAAATCTATGAAACCCNNNNNNNNNNNNNNNNNNNNNNNNNNNNNNNNNNNNNNNNNNNNNNNNNNNNNNNNNNNNNNNNNNNNNNNNNNNNNNNNNNNNNNNNNNNNNNNNNNNNNNNNNNNNNNNNNNNNNNNNNNNNNNNNNNNNNNNNNNNNNNNNNNNNNNNNNNNNNNNNNNNNNNNNNNNNNNNNNNNNNNNNNNNNNNNNNNNNGCATAAACTGAATTATCGGTGGACACAGGTTTTGTGTAGTTCCTTTGGGCAAAACTCTGTTTCAGACCGCTTCACAATCAGTATGTCTTGTCTTGTTCCCATTTCGTTTAAAACTTCCAAAGTGTCGAGATTTTAATCAGCTTTTGATTCCGACCTCTTTTTACAGATTAACTCGGCCGTCAAAATTATAGATATGAAGCTTCAGAAATGGCAAAATCCTATGCACAACCCAAGCTCTAGTGTTGTAGACAGTAATGGAGATTCAGGGTGAAAATGCAAAACCTGAATCAAATGTTTTTTTGGATTTGACAAAAAGAATCCATGTGTTTAGTGTTTGTGATTAGTCACTCAGCTAGATGATGATCTCATCTATGTACTCTTGTTTGCTTGTGTTCAAGACAATTCCAAAGACATTGTGTAGTTATATTAACATTCCCTAGTGACTTGTACAGTTTCGTGTTGCAATGAGTTAGTGGCAGATATGATGTAATTTCTTATCAATCTATAAAATGATAGTGTAGCGAAAGTATGTTCAGGAGTCAGGACAAAGAATTTTCAAGCCACCCATAGGATGATCATATCCCAGCTCTTCATCAACTTTACTCAAGATTTACACACAAGAGCCTGAATGATGAAGGCTGGTTCAAGAACAAAAAAAACCGGCACCATATCTCTCTTCTCCACGCTGTCTCCTACATACACCACAAGAAACCCTTTCTGAGTCGAAGTTACTTTGTTTGCTAAAATCTTCTTGGCAGCCAATAAACCTCTCAAAATAGTAGCCATTTCTGTCTCAAAGTTTTTACAGATGGATCAAGGAAAAAGACTTGCTGCACAAGCTTTTAATTGTTAAATATGATTTGTTTTATTGTTTTGAGATGAAAAACTAGTGCTCAACCTTTGTATATATTAAACCAATGAGATGAACCTTTCCTTGAAGATTGTTCTGTGGCCTAGAAGACATGTATGGGCCCGTCTTTAACATTTTGGCTAAGCTCTACGGTTCCTTCCATCTCTGTTTGGTTGTCATTCACTTCTGGTTCCAAGCCCACGGTGCAGACAGTGGTGGTCGTAGGGTTACCTGATTCCTTCGGAAACATCTCATGTTGGTGTGGTTGCATCCCAATGTCGGCGATTTAAGGTATTACATCTCCACAAGTAGTCAGTCGCATCTAACTCTTTTTGCGTAGGTAGTTTGTTTTTGGGACTTTGGTGTTGCATCATCCGGATAAATGTAGCTTCCGCTGTTCTAGCTGTGCATAGCCAGTCGGCGCGAAGAGAGTTTCTATGGGTCTTGAGCTCTTGGTTTCCCTATCTCCTGCTTCCAGTGGTCGTTAGGTTGTTAATGTTTACTGTTGAAGGGTTTTAGCAAAGCCGAACAGAAATGATGTCACTCTACTGGAGTAACCATTTGAGCAAGCCGATTTCTACCGAGTGTGGTCTCATGATTTATTAAAAGCATCATTTTCATGTGGCACGCTTCATATTTGGTGAAGCTTTTCCATCTTTATCTAGTTAGTTAGTGTTTTAGTTGGTATTACTGTCTTTTAGTTCATTAGAAATTGCTTTTTTTTTTCTCTCTCTTTTTCTGTTTATTGTTATAGTTTATGTTTTTTTTCCAGCTACAAGTTCGCTTTATTAAAGTCTGCTGAAAAAACTTGGTATAAAATTTTAATATTAGACCCAAAAAATCGATTGATTGTTTGCTTGAAGGTACCTTACCTAATTACTCTCACCTTCCAACGCATAAGTGTTAGTGTGACCTTATAATGGGTAGTGTAATTTATCCATTTCATCTGCACATACCTACCTATTTTGATCTTCGTTAAGAAAAATACTAAAAATTAAGGGTACTTTTAAATACAGCAAGTTATGAGTATTAAAGATGTATTATATAGCTTTTATAGAAAGTGACCGACTCGCGAGAAAGTAAACATAAGCTCAGAGCCTAGTAAAAAAAAGGAGGAAAAAAAAAATCAGGAAACTATATGTAGCCAAGAATATAATGCGTCTGATCAAAGGAGGAGATGAAGCTTCAGTGAGCAAAAGGGGTTAGTTAGTACGTAAGAGAGAATCAGTTTCAATTTCATAGACTTAGCTTATGTTGTTGTTGATCAACTGAGAAAGACTAAATATTAAAGAAAAAATGAAATAATTGTCTCAAAGAAGTTCCAAATCCCAACTGCATTATTATAACCAAAACGACAGAAGATCACTCTTTCCAGAAGCAGAGCCTCTCCATATTTTATGTATCTGTTTTTCTTCGGGATAGATAGACATACTCTTTATATATATGTATATATATGTTTCTTTAACAATTTCCAAACAGTCTCTGCACATAACATGATCTATGTAACTTGCTGATGACACTTCTTCTTCTTCTTACCCTATTCATTTGATCTGTGCTTTAGAATGCTGCATCTGCTGCTGGCTAATGCTTAGCTGCTGAAACATCTCAGGGCTTAGTGTCGTCTTTGATATGTTAGATTCCCTACTGCTGCTGCTGCGGCTGCTTGTCTCACCTATCACCATCTTCAATCGCTGGACTTCTTCAGTCAGTTTCTCAGACAGAGCTGCACAAGATAGAAAAATAATGGGTTTTTGTTTATAGCAGCTCTAAGGCTAAACACGAACAAATGCTACTTGTCTAGGAGAGCATTGAGTGATGGACAAGGATCACAACATGCAGCTACTACATTCCCAGGAGAAAGACGCTAATCGGGTATGTTAAGTTTTTTTCATACATAGAAACAAAAAAAACCCATTGTTCCTACTCAAGGCTAGGGACATTGGCAGTGACTTGGCTCCATCAGCGTTCGAATATAAAACAACACTAGAGCAACTCTAACATACTGTATAGAACATTATTAAAAAAAAAAACATTGTTTACTACTCAAGGCTGGGGACATGACTAGGGCAACCCTAAATATATTAGAATGGCAGAGTTGTGATATTAATAAGCGTACGTACCATCGCGGAGTTGTGCCTGCTGCTCCATAGCTTGAAGACGGAACTTGAGCTCATTGTTCTGGTTCGTCAGCCCCATTGAATCTCTCTGAAACGCCAAAAAAAGAAATATAAGACTAGGACATATTGTGTGGTTGTGTGTTTTTCTCTCACCTGCAAATGCGTGAGCTGAGCTGATAATGTAGTGGCCTCACTCTGAAGTGTCTGCACCTTGTGTTCTAACTCCGCCATGTATTGCGTCTTCCGCTCCTTTGAACGTGCAGCAGACACACGGTTCGCCAATATCCTAATAACAAACAAAACACTCACGTCACACAGACCGAAGGGATGAATCAAAATGTCACACCACTACCTTTTTACGCGCTTAGGGTCAGCCATAACAATCTCAGCGAGTTTCTCATCAGCTGAGATCTTCTTCATCTCAGCTGCAGTGAACTCACTGTTTCCAAATTCCACACTCGAGTTCCCTTCACCAGAATTGGTCGGGGAAGCTTTTACCGGAAGCTTTTCATCACCACCCAAGTCCAATTTTCCCATGAAACCACTATCCATGGAAACACTCCTATAGTGTCTAACGGTCGGAACAATGTCTCCGCCGGCTCTCCTCTTCACCCCTGAAGAAACCTTCACACTGCTCTCTCCTTCGGAGTCGCTGCTGTCCACCGTCTCATTGCCACCAAATGAATTCAAGACATCAATGTTATCAAGATTTATATAAGCCCTGAAGACATCGTCCATAGCTTCACTCTCTGATTTTTTTCTTCCTCCGCCTTCTCCAGGCTCTTCCTTGACCAAGTTAGACCAATCCGAAGCCACCTCTCCCCCGGAGACGGATCTCTCCAGAGACCTCGATGGGATCAAAGGAGGCGACATTATCGAACTAAACCCGAATGTAACATCGCTGTTGGAACGCCTGTGAGACTTCCTCGGCGGTAGATTCTCTCCATCGCCGCCGCCGACCATCCTAGAACTGGAATGACACATCGTGAAAGGTGAAGGAGGGAGAGAAGGGCTGAACCCGGCCCCGTTTCTCTCCTCCACCGAGACCGGAGAAGGGTTTAACGGCGGTAATGAATCGAAGGAGAAGAAGGAAGACGGTTGAGACGTAGACCGGGAGTGTTTGAGTTGTAAGGTAGCCGGGATCTGAGAATAGGAAGGGATCGGAGGCGGAGCTCCGACTCTATTTCCGCCGCCGCCGCCGCCGCTGAAAGGCTGTGGGGAGCGGAGAAGAGGTGGATTCAAGTGGTGATTAGGGGTTATCGGGGCTGGCTGTTTAGGGATGGAGGAAGATGAAGAATTAGCTCTCTGCATCGTACTTGCATCTGTGCCACTGCCACCACCCATTTGATCTTCGAGTAAAGTAGGGAAGAAGAAGCTCCGAAAACCCTAAAAGTTGGAAGCTTTCGATGGTGAATAGTTTTTCGAAAAAAAAATACCAAACGGACGCTAATTGAGTTTCCAAATCGAAAGAAAAGATTAGTGTAAGGAATGAAAATTGAATGGGAATCTATCTTCTTCTTCGCATTCTCACCCAAATCGGCGCAGGAAGACTTCTCTTTAAACGTTGACCAAACCCCAATCAATCATCCATCCACTGGTCGGAAAAAGGAACATCCCAGAACACCACTTTCGTCTTTTTTTCTTTTTCTTTTTAAAAAGAAATTGGATAAATATTAAAGGACCCAGCTTTTACTAAACAGAACTCTTTTTTCTTACTCAACTGGATAAAAAGAAGACATTTACAAAGATATCACATTTGTCCGAATCTCTTTTCAAGAGCCTTCACCTTTTTTTTAGTTTTTACAGATAGATTTTTTTTTTTAACTTAACATGACTTTTTTTTGTTCAATTCAACTTAACATGACTCTCTTGCACATATTATAGATAAACTGAAACAACTTAATTAAACTATATATATATATATATATATACTACTTCAATCAATCCTTGATACCAAAGACGCGACTTCCTTGGATCCATGATCATCATGCATGCATTTCTTCATTCGAAACTATAATCTGTCTCTTGAAACTGGTTGATGTTGAGTTGCTCCAACATGTTTGCGTTCATTCCCTCACTTTCCCTCCTCCGGTATTCGCTCACCTCTTCTCTTAGCCTTCTTGCCTCTTCTGTTAGCCGACGCACTTCTCCATTCAATTGTTCGATCAAGTCTGCAACAACAACAACGTACGTATCAGAAGAAATACAACCACAGATTCCACGTTTATACATCATATTCGAAAATCTTATCTTTACAATACATATATGTTTACACCTTTCTTTAGTCATAAAGATATATATGAGTTATATTTAAGAAATATCTAGCACTTGATAAATGGTCAACCGCTCGATCGCTTTTTAACTCGAGAGTAAGATATATCATTTAAATGGTAACAGAAGTATTAATAAAGCTTAAAGTTGCTTCCACAACTGGGGTATCAGATCTT
Proteins encoded in this window:
- the LOC106340561 gene encoding uncharacterized protein LOC106340561, which encodes MEPPATAEKRSSRRLLFDRRYGWVVDEWKDPSEEALAGGRGMFCVVPLGKTLFQTASQSINSAVKIIDMKLQKWQNPMHNPSSSVVDSNGDSG
- the LOC106342781 gene encoding transcription factor RF2a-like, yielding MGGGSGTDASTMQRANSSSSSIPKQPAPITPNHHLNPPLLRSPQPFSGGGGGGNRVGAPPPIPSYSQIPATLQLKHSRSTSQPSSFFSFDSLPPLNPSPVSVEERNGAGFSPSLPPSPFTMCHSSSRMVGGGDGENLPPRKSHRRSNSDVTFGFSSIMSPPLIPSRSLERSVSGGEVASDWSNLVKEEPGEGGGRKKSESEAMDDVFRAYINLDNIDVLNSFGGNETVDSSDSEGESSVKVSSGVKRRAGGDIVPTVRHYRSVSMDSGFMGKLDLGGDEKLPVKASPTNSGEGNSSVEFGNSEFTAAEMKKISADEKLAEIVMADPKRVKRILANRVSAARSKERKTQYMAELEHKVQTLQSEATTLSAQLTHLQRDSMGLTNQNNELKFRLQAMEQQAQLRDALSEKLTEEVQRLKMVIGETSSRSSSSRESNISKTTLSPEMFQQLSISQQQMQHSKAQIK